The genome window GTTCGCGCTTGCCTTGCTTGCAGGCCCAATCCTTGCCACACCCGCCGAGGCCGCCGAACGGCGCAGCATCGTCCTTGCCGGCGGTTGCTTCTGGTGTATCGAGGCTGATTTTGAGAAAGTGCGCGGCGTCAAAGGCGTCGTATCGGGCTATTCCGGCGGCGGCGTCGCAAACCCGACCTACAAACAAGTCGTGCGCGGCGGAACCGGCCACCGAGAGGTCGTGCGCGTGACTTATGACCCGGATCAGGTCAGCCTGGAACGGCTGTTGCACATGTTCTTCCGCAGCGTCGATCCGACCGATGCCGGGGGTCAGTTCTGTGACCGGGGCAAAAGCTATTCCACAGCGATATATGTCGCCAACGGCGCGGAAAAGGCGATTGCGCAGGCAGCCAAAGCACAGGCCGCGAAAGACCTGGGCCGCAAGATCGTTACCCCGATTATTGGCGCAAAGCCGTTTTATCCGGCCGAGGAATACCACCAGAATTATTACCGCGGCAAAGGTATCGTCGTGACGCGCCGTGGCCCGAAATCAAAAGCCAACGCCTATAAGTTCTATCGCAAGGCCTGTGGTCGCGATGCACGCGTCAGGCAGCTTTGGGGCAGCGCCGCGCCCTTCGCATCGTGATGGAATGACGCAATATCATTGGGTCGGGCGCTGCGAAAACATGCGCCCGTTCCAGACCAGCCCGATGTTCTTGGCGATGCGGTCAAATCGGCGATGCGTGCGCAACCGGTTTACAGATGGAACCCAAGCGCGCAACGGAATGACGCGATCCCCCAGACCGTCGACCTGAATAATCTCGTAACCATCCGCCTCGGTCCGGATTGCCAGGTTCTTGAGCGTGATATCACCGCAGACGATGCCAAGGGTCAGCATCTTTTCAACATAGGTGTTCAGGGCGGCAAGAATGGCAGGCTCCAGCTTGCCCGCATGCCGGTATTGTTCGCAGGTTTGGGCCAGATTGCCGACGCCGTCATTAATCCGCTCGACCACATATCCCGGTCCAAGATCGGTTTCGACCCGACCCCGGTAGAGCGCGACGGGAACCCGGCCACTGATCAGGTTCTGGCGATCCAGCGCGCGCTGCGCGGTCACCCGATGGCGCCGTTCATAGAATCGGAACTTGAGTGTTGAAATGATCGGCTGCGGCAGTTTGATCAGCCCATCTGGGTCATCCGGATGTTCAAAAACAAAATGCGACGACCCGGCGCCGATGGGCGGCGTGTCCGATAGATGAATGATCTGGTCTGCTGTCATGGCGATGGCGTATAGTTGCGCGCCCTATGGTATGCAATTCCACCTTTTCGCCGCTGTGGCGCAGGCCTAATGTCCCCGCATGACCCAAACCGCCCAAGCCACGACGCCGATGATGGCGCAATACCTGACCATCAAGGCGGATCACGCCGATGCGCTGCTGTTTTATCGCATGGGCGACTTTTACGAGATGTTCTTTGACGATGCCGTGGCGGCAGCAGGCGCATTGGACATTGCCCTGACCAAACGCGGCAAACATGGTGGCGAAGACATTCCGATGTGCGGCGTGCCGCACCACGCCGCCGAGGGCTATTTCCTGACCCTGATCCGCAAGGGATTTCGCGTCGCGGTGTGCGAACAGATGGAAGATCCGGCCGAGGCCAAGAAACGTGGTTCCAAATCCGTTGTGCGCCGCGAAGTCGTGCGATTGGTTACACCGGGAACACTCACCGAAGACTCCCTGTTGGACGCCCGAAGCGCCAATCTGCTGGCCGCCTGGACCGAGGTGCGCGGATCGGCGGCCCTGGCCTGGTGCGATATGTCCACCGGAGAGCTTTCCGTCTGCCCCTGCCCGCAGGTCCGCCTGGGGGCTGATCTGGCAAGGCTTCGTCCGCGCGAATTGCTAACCTCGGACGCGCAATATCCCGATCTGGCCGAAGTGGCAGAAGAACAGGGGGTGGCACTGACCCCGCTGGCACGGGCGAGTTTTGACAGCACCGGGGCCAGGGACCGGCTGCAGGATCTCTACAGCGTCGATACACTCGACGCATTCGGCGCATTTGAACGGGCCGAGGTCGCGGCAATGGGCGCGATTGCCGAATATCTTCTGCTGACCCAGAAAGGCAAACATCCCCGCCTGCTACCCCCAAAGCGCGAGGCCGCAGATAGCGCCGTTCAGATTGATGCGGCCACCCGCGCAAATCTGGAACTGACCCGAAGCCTGTCGGGCGGGCGCGACGGTTCACTGGTCGCCGCCATCGACCGGACAGTAACGGCAGGAGGCGCACGGCTGCTGGATAGGCGTCTGTCTGGCCCATCGCGCGATCTTGACGTGATCCGGGCCAGACATGATGCCATCGCATGTTGGGTTGAAAACCCGGCCCTTTCGGCAAATCTGCGCAGCGCATTGAAACAGGTTTCAGACCTTGATCGGTCGCTGTCACGCCTGGCCCTGGACAGGGGCGGACCACGCGATCTGGCTGCGGTGCGCGATACCGCGCGGGTCGCCTCGGAAATTGCTGTGCTGATTGGAGATATCGCACTGCCGGACCTGTTGGACCGGGCGCGCGCCGCCTTGATCGGGCATGACGAATTGCAGGATCTCCTCGACATTGCGCTGATTGCGGAACCGCCTTTGCTCGCGCGCGACGGCGGCTTTGTCGCCGCAGGGTATGGCGGAGAATTGGACGAGGCGCGCAAACTGCGTGACGAAGGGCGCGGTGTGATTGCCGGGATGCAATCGGATTATGCCGCCGAAACCGGCGTTGCCTCGCTGAAGATCAAGCACAACAACGTGCTGGGATATTTTATCGAAACCACCGCCACCCATGCCGAAAAGATGCTCACCCCGCCACTGAGCGACCGGTTCATTCATCGCCAGACCACCGCCAATGCGGTGCGGTTCACGACGCTGGACCTGTCGGAACTGGAAACCCGGATCCTTAACGCCGGGGGCCGCGCCCTGGAGATTGAAAAGCGTATTTACGTAATGTTGGCGGCATCGGTTCTGGAGCACTCGGAAGTGCTGGGCGATCTGTCTGCCGCGCTTGCCGAATTTGACGTGGCCACTGCCCTTGGCGATCTGGCGATTGCGGAAAACTGGTGCCGCCCGGTGGTGGACGACAGCCGCGCGTTCGAAATCACGGCAGGGCGGCACCCGGTTGTGGAACGCGCCCTGCGCCGCCAATCAGGGGCGGCTTTCATCGCCAATGATTGTGACCTGACCGCCGATGGCGGTGCAGCGATCCGTCTGCTGACCGGTCCGAATATGGCGGGCAAGTCGACGTGGCTGCGCCAGAACGCGCTGATCGCCCTGCTGGCGCAGGCCGGGTGTTATGTGCCCGCGTCGTCGGCCCATATCGGACTGGTCAGCCAGATTTTCAGCCGGGTCGGGGCCTCGGACGATCTGGCGCGGGGCCGTTCGACCTTTATGGTCGAGATGGTGGAAACCGCAGCGATCCTGAACCAGGCCGATGAACGCGCGCTGGTGATCCTTGACGAGATTGGGCGCGGCACCGCTACCTATGACGGGCTGTCGATTGCCTGGGCAACGCTTGAGCATCTGCACGAGGTGAACCGCTGCCGCGCGCTGTTTGCCACGCATTATCACGAAATGACCGCCCTGGCGGATCGGCTGACGGGTGTTGAAAACGCCACTGTCGCGGTCCGCGAATGGGAGGGCGAGGTCATCTTCCTGCACGAGGTCAGAAAAGGCGCGGCTGACCGATCCTATGGTGTTCAGGTTGCAAAACTCGCCGGATTGCCGGACGCCGTGGTCAGCCGCGCGCGCGAGGTTCTGACCGCGCTGGAAGCCGGCGAACGTGAGGGCGCCGCAAAGCCAAAAGCGCTGATCGACGACCTGCCGCTGTTCGCCGCAACACCGGCACCCGCAGTGGCATCGACGGCACCGAATGCACTAAATGATCGGTTGGACGACATTCTGCCCGATGAATTGAGCCCAAAAGAAGCACTTGATTTGATCTATGAATTGAAAATGCTGTCAAATTCCAAGGGCTAAAACAGCAACACCTTGTCCAGCGCACAACGCCAAGAACAACTTTCTTTCCCCCTCTTCTTGTTGAAAATATCCCGGGGGCCTGGGGGCTGGCCCCCAGGTGTCTCGTGTCTGGGGGCTGGCCCCCGGCCTTTGCCCTAGCCCCGGCGCCCCATCGCAGGCCGGGTTCCCGGTCACACGGCACCGGGCAAGCAGATGTTAGCTTTTCGGTGTCGAGCTAACGCCGACCTGCGCCGGGCGCAGCAGGCGATCATGCAGCATGAAGCCGTCGGCCATGACCTGGATGATCTCTCCGGCTTTCGTTCCCGGCACCGGGGCCTCGAACATGGCCTGATGAATTTGCGGGTCAAACTTGCCGCCAACATCGGGCGAGACGGGGCGCACGCCATGCTTGCCGAAAACCGACAGCAGTTCGCGCATCGTCAGTTCAACCCCTTCGATCAGGGCCTTTGTGTCGCCCTCGGGCTTTTCACCTGCTGCGTCGCGTGCCGCATCCAGCGCTCTTTTCAGATTGTCATGGACCGGCAGCATATCGCGCGACAGTTTGGAGCCGCCGTATTGTTCCGCCTCGCGGCGATCCCGCTCACCCCGTTTGCGGGCGTTTTCAGCATCAGCCAGGGCACGCATGAAGCGGTCGCGCATGTCGTCGCGTTCATTGCGCAGCGTCTCGATCTCTTCCGCGATTTCAGCAGCATCGGCGGCGGCTTCTTCGGGGTCGTCAGATGCATCAGCTGGATCAGGTGCCAGTGATACGGTCTTGTCTTCGGATGCGGCGACCTCTGACTCCGCCTCGTCATCTGAGGGTGCATCATTCGCTGCCTCAGCCTCGATCGCTTCGGCCAGCATCTCATCCAGCGACATCACCTCGGGCGCCGCATCTTCGATCCTGGTTTCGGATTTACTGTCCGCCGACTTTTTCTTTGCCTTCGCCATTCTTCGCCTTCTTATCCGCGATCGCTCAGCATCCGACCGATCAGCTGAGCGGTATAGTCCACGATGGGCACAATGCGCCCGTAATTCAGTCTGGTCGGTCCAATAACGCCGACCGCACCAATGATTCTACGATCAGCGTTCATATAGGGAGACACCACCAAAGAGGAACCCGAAAGTGAGAATAACTTGTTCTCGGAGCCGATAAAAATGCGCACACCATCGCCGCGATCCGTCAGGTCCAGAAAGCTGGCGATATCGCGTTTGCGTTCCAGATCGTCGAACAGGCTGCGGATGCGTTCCAGATCGGGGCCGTCGGTTTCATCATCCAGAAGATTTGCGCGGCCG of Paracoccaceae bacterium contains these proteins:
- the msrA gene encoding peptide-methionine (S)-S-oxide reductase MsrA, producing the protein MTHALLKPILFALALLAGPILATPAEAAERRSIVLAGGCFWCIEADFEKVRGVKGVVSGYSGGGVANPTYKQVVRGGTGHREVVRVTYDPDQVSLERLLHMFFRSVDPTDAGGQFCDRGKSYSTAIYVANGAEKAIAQAAKAQAAKDLGRKIVTPIIGAKPFYPAEEYHQNYYRGKGIVVTRRGPKSKANAYKFYRKACGRDARVRQLWGSAAPFAS
- the mutS gene encoding DNA mismatch repair protein MutS encodes the protein MMAQYLTIKADHADALLFYRMGDFYEMFFDDAVAAAGALDIALTKRGKHGGEDIPMCGVPHHAAEGYFLTLIRKGFRVAVCEQMEDPAEAKKRGSKSVVRREVVRLVTPGTLTEDSLLDARSANLLAAWTEVRGSAALAWCDMSTGELSVCPCPQVRLGADLARLRPRELLTSDAQYPDLAEVAEEQGVALTPLARASFDSTGARDRLQDLYSVDTLDAFGAFERAEVAAMGAIAEYLLLTQKGKHPRLLPPKREAADSAVQIDAATRANLELTRSLSGGRDGSLVAAIDRTVTAGGARLLDRRLSGPSRDLDVIRARHDAIACWVENPALSANLRSALKQVSDLDRSLSRLALDRGGPRDLAAVRDTARVASEIAVLIGDIALPDLLDRARAALIGHDELQDLLDIALIAEPPLLARDGGFVAAGYGGELDEARKLRDEGRGVIAGMQSDYAAETGVASLKIKHNNVLGYFIETTATHAEKMLTPPLSDRFIHRQTTANAVRFTTLDLSELETRILNAGGRALEIEKRIYVMLAASVLEHSEVLGDLSAALAEFDVATALGDLAIAENWCRPVVDDSRAFEITAGRHPVVERALRRQSGAAFIANDCDLTADGGAAIRLLTGPNMAGKSTWLRQNALIALLAQAGCYVPASSAHIGLVSQIFSRVGASDDLARGRSTFMVEMVETAAILNQADERALVILDEIGRGTATYDGLSIAWATLEHLHEVNRCRALFATHYHEMTALADRLTGVENATVAVREWEGEVIFLHEVRKGAADRSYGVQVAKLAGLPDAVVSRAREVLTALEAGEREGAAKPKALIDDLPLFAATPAPAVASTAPNALNDRLDDILPDELSPKEALDLIYELKMLSNSKG
- the grpE gene encoding nucleotide exchange factor GrpE; the protein is MLAEAIEAEAANDAPSDDEAESEVAASEDKTVSLAPDPADASDDPEEAAADAAEIAEEIETLRNERDDMRDRFMRALADAENARKRGERDRREAEQYGGSKLSRDMLPVHDNLKRALDAARDAAGEKPEGDTKALIEGVELTMRELLSVFGKHGVRPVSPDVGGKFDPQIHQAMFEAPVPGTKAGEIIQVMADGFMLHDRLLRPAQVGVSSTPKS